A single genomic interval of Oreochromis aureus strain Israel breed Guangdong linkage group 12, ZZ_aureus, whole genome shotgun sequence harbors:
- the si:dkey-91m11.5 gene encoding PH_BCR_vertebrate and RhoGAP_Bcr domain-containing protein isoform X3: MKPLRAAATTSQPMLTIQQIETIFFKVPELHEIHKDFYDALLPRVQNWSHQQCVGDLFQKLASQLGVYRAFVDNYKVAVETADKCCQANAQFAEISENLMVRSTKDCKDQSAKYSLETLLYKPVDRVTRSTLVLHDLLKHTPSSHPDYPLLQDALRISQNFLSSINEEITPRRQSMTVKKGENRQLLRDRFMVELVEGSRKLRHVFLFTDLLLCTKLKKQAAGKGQQYDCKWYIPLADLTFQTIEDCESSPVPLVQDEEIDALKIKISQIKNDIQREKRTTKGPKVIERLRKKLSEQESLLLLMSPNMAFRVANRNGKGFTFLISSDYERAEWREIIREQQKKCFKSFSLTSLELQMLTNSCVKLQTVHTIPMTMNKEDDESPGLYGFLNVIVHSASGLKQSLNLYCSLEVDAFGYFVNKAKTRVYRDSTEPNWNEEFEIELEGSQTLRLLCYEKCCGKVKQSKEDGEVTDKIVAKGQIKLDPQTLQSKDWQRTVIAMNGIEVKLSMKFTGREFSLKRMPSRKQSGVFGVKINVVTKRERSKVPLIVRQCVEEIERRGMDEVGIYRVSGVATDIQALKAAFDSNNKDVALMMREMDVNAIAGTLKLYFRELPEPLFTDELYPNFAGGIALSDSVAKESCMVNLLLSLPEPNLLTFLFLLDHLKRVAENESINKMSLHNIATVFGPTLLRPSEKDSKLSSSSQPISMNDCWSLEVMAQVQVLLYFLQLERIPTPDSKRQSLLFSTEV, encoded by the exons ATGAAACCTTTGAGAGCAGCAGCCACAACATCCCAACCGATGCTGACCATCCAGCAGATAGAGACCATCTTCTTCAAAGTACCGGAGCTTCACGAGATCCACAAAGACTTCTATGATGCTCTGCTGCCTCGAGTCCAGAACTGGAGCCACCAGCAGTGTGTGGGCGACCTTTTCCAGAAGCTG GCCAGCCAGCTCGGAGTGTACCGGGCCTTTGTGGATAACTATAAGGTTGCTGTGGAGACGGCAGACAAGTGCTGCCAGGCAAACGCTCAGTTTGCAGAGATATCTGAG AATCTCATGGTCAGAAGCACAAAGGATTGCAAAGACCAGTCGGCTAAATATTCACTGGAAA cTCTCCTCTACAAGCCCGTGGACAGAGTGACGCGCAGTACTCTCGTTCTGCAT GACTTACTGAAGCACACACCTTCCAGCCACCCAGACTATCCGCTGTTACAGGATGCCCTGCGCATCTCCCAGAACTTCCTGTCCAGTATAAACGAAGAGATCACACCGCGCCGGCAGTCCATGACAGTAAAGAAAGGAGAG AACCGTCAGCTCCTGAGGGATCGCTTTATGGTGGAGCTGGTGGAAGGTTCCAGGAAACTCCGTCACGTCTTCCTCTTCACCGACCTGCTGCTCTGCACCAAGCTGAAGAAACAGGCTGCTGG GAAAGGGCAACAGTATGACTGTAAGTGGTACATCCCCCTGGCCGACCTGACCTTTCAGACCATCGAGGACTGCGAGTCCAGCCCCGTCCCTCTCGTTCAGGATGAGGAGATTGATGCACTGAAGATCAAAATCTCCCAGATCAAGAATGATATCCAAAGAGAAAAG AGAACCACTAAAGGGCCCAAGGTGATTGAGCGACTGAGGAAGAAGTTGTCAGAGCAAGAGTCCCTGCTGCTTCTCATGTCCCCCAACATGGCTTTCAGGGTGGCCAACAGAAACGGCAAA GGCTTCACATTTCTGATCTCTTCTGATTACGAGCGTGCAGAGTGGAGGGAGATCATTCGTGAGCAGCAGAAAaagt GCTTTAAAAGCTTCTCTCTGACTTCTCTGGAGCTGCAGATGCTCACCAACTCGTGTGTGAAGCTCCAGACTGTTCACACAATTCCAATGACAATGAATAAGGAGG ATGATGAGTCACCTGGTTTATACGGCTTCCTGAATGTCATTGTCCACTCTGCATCGGGGCTCAAACAGAGCTTGA ACCTGTACTGCTCTCTGGAGGTGGATGCCTTTGGCTACTTTGTGAACAAAGCTAAAACACGCGTGTACAGAGACAGCACAGAGCCCAACTGGAACGAG GAGTTTGAGATTGAATTGGAGGGCTCTCAAACGCTGAGGCTGCTCTGCTACGAGAAGTGCTGCGGCAAAGTGAAGCAAAGCAAAGAGGACGGAGAGGTCACAGACAAGATTGTGGCTAAAGGACAAATAAAG TTGGATCCACAGACGCTACAAAGTAAAGACTGGCAGAGGACAGTCATCGCCATGAATGGG ATTGAGGTGAAGCTTTCCATGAAGTTCACCGGCAGAGAGTTCAGTTTGAAGCGAATGCCTTCCCGGAAGCAGTCTGGCGTCTTTGGAGTGAAAATCAACGTAGTAACGAA GCGAGAACGCTCCAAGGTCCCGCTCATTGTCCGCCAGTGTGTAGAGGAGATTGAGCGACGGGGCATGGACGAAGTTGGGATTTACAGAGTATCTGGTGTCGCAACTGACATTCAGGCGCTGAAGGCTGCGTTTGATTCAA ACAACAAGGACGTGGCTCTCATGATGCGGGAGATGGACGTAAACGCCATCGCTGGAACACTGAAGCTGTATTTCCGTGAGCTGCCGGAGCCTCTTTTCACTGATGAGTTGTACCCAAACTTTGCTGGAGGCATTG CTCTATCTGACAGTGTGGCCAAGGAGAGCTGTATGGTCAACCTTCTGCTGTCCCTACCAGAGCCTAATCTGTTGACTTTTCTCTTCCTGCTTGACCACTTGAAAAG GGTGGCTGAAAATGAAAGCATCAATAAGATGTCTTTGCACAACATAGCCACCGTCTTTGGCCCCACTTTGCTCCGGCCGTCTGAAAAAGACAGCAAACTCTCAAGCAGCTCGCAGCCAATCTCCATGAACGACTGCTGGTCCCTAGAGGTTATGGCTCAG GTCCAAGTCCTTCTGTACTTCCTTCAGCTTGAGAGGATTCCCACACCTGACAGCAAACGTCAGAGCCTTCTCTTCTCTACTGAAGTATAA
- the si:dkey-91m11.5 gene encoding PH_BCR_vertebrate and RhoGAP_Bcr domain-containing protein isoform X2 encodes MRKWVLSGILASEETYLSHLEALLIPMKPLRAAATTSQPMLTIQQIETIFFKVPELHEIHKDFYDALLPRVQNWSHQQCVGDLFQKLASQLGVYRAFVDNYKVAVETADKCCQANAQFAEISENLMVRSTKDCKDQSAKYSLETLLYKPVDRVTRSTLVLHDLLKHTPSSHPDYPLLQDALRISQNFLSSINEEITPRRQSMTVKKGENRQLLRDRFMVELVEGSRKLRHVFLFTDLLLCTKLKKQAAGKGQQYDCKWYIPLADLTFQTIEDCESSPVPLVQDEEIDALKIKISQIKNDIQREKRTTKGPKVIERLRKKLSEQESLLLLMSPNMAFRVANRNGKGFTFLISSDYERAEWREIIREQQKKCFKSFSLTSLELQMLTNSCVKLQTVHTIPMTMNKEDDESPGLYGFLNVIVHSASGLKQSLNLYCSLEVDAFGYFVNKAKTRVYRDSTEPNWNEEFEIELEGSQTLRLLCYEKCCGKVKQSKEDGEVTDKIVAKGQIKLDPQTLQSKDWQRTVIAMNGIEVKLSMKFTGREFSLKRMPSRKQSGVFGVKINVVTKRERSKVPLIVRQCVEEIERRGMDEVGIYRVSGVATDIQALKAAFDSNNKDVALMMREMDVNAIAGTLKLYFRELPEPLFTDELYPNFAGGIALSDSVAKESCMVNLLLSLPEPNLLTFLFLLDHLKRVAENESINKMSLHNIATVFGPTLLRPSEKDSKLSSSSQPISMNDCWSLEVMAQVQVLLYFLQLERIPTPDSKRQSLLFSTEV; translated from the exons ATGAGAAAGTGGGTTCTGTCAGGAATCCTGGCCAGTGAAGAGACCTACCTCAGCCACCTGGAGGCCCTGCTGATA CCCATGAAACCTTTGAGAGCAGCAGCCACAACATCCCAACCGATGCTGACCATCCAGCAGATAGAGACCATCTTCTTCAAAGTACCGGAGCTTCACGAGATCCACAAAGACTTCTATGATGCTCTGCTGCCTCGAGTCCAGAACTGGAGCCACCAGCAGTGTGTGGGCGACCTTTTCCAGAAGCTG GCCAGCCAGCTCGGAGTGTACCGGGCCTTTGTGGATAACTATAAGGTTGCTGTGGAGACGGCAGACAAGTGCTGCCAGGCAAACGCTCAGTTTGCAGAGATATCTGAG AATCTCATGGTCAGAAGCACAAAGGATTGCAAAGACCAGTCGGCTAAATATTCACTGGAAA cTCTCCTCTACAAGCCCGTGGACAGAGTGACGCGCAGTACTCTCGTTCTGCAT GACTTACTGAAGCACACACCTTCCAGCCACCCAGACTATCCGCTGTTACAGGATGCCCTGCGCATCTCCCAGAACTTCCTGTCCAGTATAAACGAAGAGATCACACCGCGCCGGCAGTCCATGACAGTAAAGAAAGGAGAG AACCGTCAGCTCCTGAGGGATCGCTTTATGGTGGAGCTGGTGGAAGGTTCCAGGAAACTCCGTCACGTCTTCCTCTTCACCGACCTGCTGCTCTGCACCAAGCTGAAGAAACAGGCTGCTGG GAAAGGGCAACAGTATGACTGTAAGTGGTACATCCCCCTGGCCGACCTGACCTTTCAGACCATCGAGGACTGCGAGTCCAGCCCCGTCCCTCTCGTTCAGGATGAGGAGATTGATGCACTGAAGATCAAAATCTCCCAGATCAAGAATGATATCCAAAGAGAAAAG AGAACCACTAAAGGGCCCAAGGTGATTGAGCGACTGAGGAAGAAGTTGTCAGAGCAAGAGTCCCTGCTGCTTCTCATGTCCCCCAACATGGCTTTCAGGGTGGCCAACAGAAACGGCAAA GGCTTCACATTTCTGATCTCTTCTGATTACGAGCGTGCAGAGTGGAGGGAGATCATTCGTGAGCAGCAGAAAaagt GCTTTAAAAGCTTCTCTCTGACTTCTCTGGAGCTGCAGATGCTCACCAACTCGTGTGTGAAGCTCCAGACTGTTCACACAATTCCAATGACAATGAATAAGGAGG ATGATGAGTCACCTGGTTTATACGGCTTCCTGAATGTCATTGTCCACTCTGCATCGGGGCTCAAACAGAGCTTGA ACCTGTACTGCTCTCTGGAGGTGGATGCCTTTGGCTACTTTGTGAACAAAGCTAAAACACGCGTGTACAGAGACAGCACAGAGCCCAACTGGAACGAG GAGTTTGAGATTGAATTGGAGGGCTCTCAAACGCTGAGGCTGCTCTGCTACGAGAAGTGCTGCGGCAAAGTGAAGCAAAGCAAAGAGGACGGAGAGGTCACAGACAAGATTGTGGCTAAAGGACAAATAAAG TTGGATCCACAGACGCTACAAAGTAAAGACTGGCAGAGGACAGTCATCGCCATGAATGGG ATTGAGGTGAAGCTTTCCATGAAGTTCACCGGCAGAGAGTTCAGTTTGAAGCGAATGCCTTCCCGGAAGCAGTCTGGCGTCTTTGGAGTGAAAATCAACGTAGTAACGAA GCGAGAACGCTCCAAGGTCCCGCTCATTGTCCGCCAGTGTGTAGAGGAGATTGAGCGACGGGGCATGGACGAAGTTGGGATTTACAGAGTATCTGGTGTCGCAACTGACATTCAGGCGCTGAAGGCTGCGTTTGATTCAA ACAACAAGGACGTGGCTCTCATGATGCGGGAGATGGACGTAAACGCCATCGCTGGAACACTGAAGCTGTATTTCCGTGAGCTGCCGGAGCCTCTTTTCACTGATGAGTTGTACCCAAACTTTGCTGGAGGCATTG CTCTATCTGACAGTGTGGCCAAGGAGAGCTGTATGGTCAACCTTCTGCTGTCCCTACCAGAGCCTAATCTGTTGACTTTTCTCTTCCTGCTTGACCACTTGAAAAG GGTGGCTGAAAATGAAAGCATCAATAAGATGTCTTTGCACAACATAGCCACCGTCTTTGGCCCCACTTTGCTCCGGCCGTCTGAAAAAGACAGCAAACTCTCAAGCAGCTCGCAGCCAATCTCCATGAACGACTGCTGGTCCCTAGAGGTTATGGCTCAG GTCCAAGTCCTTCTGTACTTCCTTCAGCTTGAGAGGATTCCCACACCTGACAGCAAACGTCAGAGCCTTCTCTTCTCTACTGAAGTATAA